Genomic segment of Oceanimonas sp. GK1:
TGGACTTGCCGGCGCCGTTGCGGCCAATCACGCCTACCAGGGTGCCGGACGGCACCGGGGTTGGGCTCAGGTCGTGCAGCACGGTGCGGCGGCGATAGCCCACGTTCAGGTGTTCGATACGCAGTGTCATTTATTGCTCCCGTCCGCGGCTGATGATCAGGGCGATAAACAGTGGAATGCCCACCAGGGCGGTGACCATGCCCACCGGCAGCAGAATGCCCGGCACCAGGGTCTTGCTGGCGATGGACGACAGCGACAGCAGCAGGGCGCCGGCCAGGGCGCTGCCGGGCAGCAGCAGGCGGTGATCCTCGCCCAGCAGCAGGCGGGCAATATGGGGGCCGACCAGGCCGATAAAGCCGATCTCACCCACAAAGGCCATGGCGGTGGCGGTGAGCAGACTCACCCGCAACAGCACCAGAAATCGCAGCCGTTCCACCTTGATGCCCAGGCTGCGGGCTTGTTCCTCACCGCTGCGCAGGGTGGTCATGGCCCAGGCCTGGCGCAGGGAAAGCGGCAGGCACAATGCCAGCACCAGCGCCACCATGGCCACTTGCTGCAAGTCTGCCCGGGCCAGGCTGCCCATGGTCCAGAACACGATCTGCTGCAGTGAGTCGAAGTCGGCCACGTACTGCAGCAGCCCCACCAGGGCGTTGAAGCCAAACAGCAGGGCGATGCCGAACAGCACCACCGTATGCACGCCGGCGCCGAAACGGCGGGACAGCAGCAGGATCAGCAGGGCGGCACCGGCGGCGAACACAAAGGCCATCAGCGGCAGGGTGAGCGCTGCACCGACC
This window contains:
- a CDS encoding iron ABC transporter permease, giving the protein MNDTTLHAEITEAATAPVLARAYRRFIWRRLTLLLVLAVALVTSFLWDIATGPAALGPLAVLNGLLHPDTLDAGTRVIIHEVRLPYALMALVVGASLGLAGAEMQTVLNNPLASPYTLGVGAAATLGASFAIVFKISLPLVGAALTLPLMAFVFAAGAALLILLLSRRFGAGVHTVVLFGIALLFGFNALVGLLQYVADFDSLQQIVFWTMGSLARADLQQVAMVALVLALCLPLSLRQAWAMTTLRSGEEQARSLGIKVERLRFLVLLRVSLLTATAMAFVGEIGFIGLVGPHIARLLLGEDHRLLLPGSALAGALLLSLSSIASKTLVPGILLPVGMVTALVGIPLFIALIISRGREQ